GCACTGTAGCATGGTATGCACTGAGCCATCACCTCAGATgcagaaaacaattaaaatacaaatagcAAACATCACATAACCTCCACTGAAGGCTAATTTCTTGATGCAAGCCTCTGACACATCACTGAGAAAAATCTCTCTGAAATCAAAGGATGGATTCACAAAAGAATGACATATAGTATATGATTTTAACTCATTGTGCATTTTGGTCCAGTATTTGTCTGTAAACATTTTAtgaatctttgttttttaagtgAATTCCTTATGGATTTGCTGAGAACAAAACCATCTGAAACTACTGACCCTGCTGTCAACTGTCTGTTCTTTAGTAAATAGGAGACTGGAGTGTTTTCATGATGTCAAGCAAACAAGTGTGTTTACAGTACTTGCACACTAATGTTCTATGAACTGTAATTACAGCTAGTAATTATGTCTTAACAGTATCCCATTAGTTCACCAAGAAGCCTTCAAACAATgcaattcatcctctggtggCCATGTTGACTGTCAAGCAACATTAGTGAGTTGTATTTTCACAGCTACTACTTTGCTATCTCAACAGGATGAACAGATAAGGgcatttctgttctgtttttgaCAGTGAACCGATCTTTAtatcataaaataaatctttttgactttgtgtttagtttcttacagtacagtagctagctagctgcaTCATCAGATTAGCTAACCATAATTTAATCTAAATAGCACCAGTAGTAGCTAACTGGTAGCTGCATATTATCATCGCTTCGTATAATTAGCTTATTAGGCTTATTAGCTAGCAAAGAAAGCCCAAAACAGACTTCACTCTCCCTGGTGACATATTCCTCAGAAGTGTTTAGCAACAAAGCTACTAGCTACTTTTATGGGAACATTAGTGTTTAGGCTTAACGTATTTGTAACAAATAAGTAAGAATGATGCCAACATGAACAAATGTGTGGCACTAAGGGGTATAATTCAAAAAGGGCTGATGCATATATGCAATTTTTGAGAGTTAGTTGAAAGTGGCCGCCTGACCACAGATTCCAGGAGCAAATTTCCAATGTAATTATGGACTGCTGCCTTTACAAAATTAGAGGCTTGGAAAATGCAGATATCAGCTCAGAAACTAAGACAGGAAACATAATGCACATTATTCTGTTTGCAGTTAACTGAGAACCACGGTTATGTAAATAACACAAAGTTCTGTTTACTCAGGGATAAATAGGATCAGTGGGAAGATGGGAGATATAGTGGTCTTTCCCACGTAAAGCCATAATGGCAATGTATGCATGTTAACACAATGGTCACATGGTCCAACACTGGACATGCTTTACCATAATAGGCCAATGAGTCACTAGTTAAATAGGTTGCCAGAGGCTGGTACAAAATAGGTCAATGTCCTAACTTGTCATTTGAAGGATTAATGTTTGACAATGTTTGCTGACGGTCAACAAACACAAGTCTGGGCACAACTTTTTAACATCCCTCTGGATTATGGCATCAACAATTTTAAACCTGGTACTAAACATCCctttatttgactttgaaagATATAGTTGTTGTTTCCATCCAGCTGATATGCTGTAAAGCAAATGAgctgaacaaataaaatgcaaatacaaacatTTCCACTGGCTAAGCTGAAGTGACTGCACAGGCATCCTAAACgtgtcattaaaatgtaattaagttTGGCAGACACTGTCCAGCATTTTGTCAGTTGTTAGAGGTCCATAGTTAATGATGGTAATTGTATTTGCTGTCTGAAGATATAAACAAATGTACTTCATGATGTATGAACATATAAACTAATGGCCTGGAGAATCTCACACGCGAGACAAACAGAATTCACGGGAatgttttacagatgttttacaCATAGTGTGTTTCTATCTCTGTTTAtcacaaaatgtttaaatcaagattaaaaaaatacaaaaaattgcAATATTGTTtgcaaaatgaataattatcaaATTTCAGTAATTAAttcactaattaattaattaatcctAATCCACTTTAAGATGCTTGGATGGAAACCCAGCTATTGAGAAATTGGCCTGAAGTGACTGAATTTCAAAAGCACATCAGCAGCACAAGGTGCACTGTAGACTGTCATTGCTCTAGACAGACTGGAACTATcgcactttgtttttcttcacagGTGAAACCATCAGTGGCCTCATTTTTTTGAACGGACATTAAGTCAGGTTGGTGTCCCATCAGCAGCAACGTCAGAAGTATAGATGTGTCGGAAGGTCAGTGGGCAAGAAAAAAAGTCTCCTTGAGTTCACAGGACTGACTCTATGGCTTCCGGCATGGCCGCTAAGGCTTTGGCTTGGTGCGTGACAAGCGGCgaggtctcctcctctgcctggACATTGGCCACCGCCTCCACCCGGACCTCCGCCAGCTCCTCTTGCTGCTCTGGCTGCTTCTTCATCTCCTGCTGGTTGATGTGGTGAAGGATTCCAGCGCCTAGAGCGTCGCCCTCCACGTTCACCACTGTGGTGGTACGATCCCTGTACAAAGAGATAAATCAAAGTggacagaagagacagacaaccattgGTCTACTTTTAGCAgacatgtcaaaatatatttcatggTTAAAATAACTCCTAACCTTTAAAGTCCTAAGATTGATCAACTTTCACCTGAGAATTTTGAGCATTTCACCTGCATTTTATCCACAAGAATAGTCTCTTATTTGGAAACATATCTGCAGTATTTCTTCATTAAGACTAGAAATACCGCCTTGCGTTTGTATGCctccgccaaccagtcaagttgcagtttacatgtGTATTGTGTGTAAGTTCattgagagaaacaaaaaacagagtcaaattccttgtgcTGTATGTGTCCACATGCTTGGCCAAAGACACTGATTCTGAGTAAAAAAAATTTGGAGCCATGACAGCAGGcaaagcttcagatatggatgttgctgcaaagaagctacaaattctaaaatgtgGATACTTCACATATATCACACATATcctggcagcacagaagatctatacaatcaccacagtttcaaggtgggcacccaagattagtgtcacaaATTCAGTATtcgaccaaatgtgaaatatgatcacaatctctccttctgttcctgagttagGGATTTAAGTAATGGCTAGacaagtgtttttgcagaacattatgatgtcacagtgaagctgacctttgaccttttagATATAAAATgccatcacttcatcattttataatattagacatttgtgtaaAACTTTGTGATAATTAGTGTAtaaattcttgagttatggcccaaaatgtgttttgtgaggtcacagtgaccttgacctttgacctctgaccacCAAACTCTAATCAGTTCACCCTTGAGTCCAAGTGaacatttgtgccaaatttgaaataatttcctgaacgtgttcctgagatatcgccTTCACGAGAAGGGGACGAGCTATCACTGGTGCAGAggcataaaaactaaactaatataaaaaaaagagcacaacATACTCCTTATCAGCCCTGACCAGCATAGACATGAACTTGCAGCAATAATGACAGGACTCACTCTGCTTAATGCCAAGTGTCTTATCTTCAAAACTCAGATGTTTatgttccaaaacttgagaaCTTGTTGAAGCCCTGGAATGAGTTTTAAAAGCCAGACTTTTACACCAAATGGGGTCACATGAAGCAGGATTGTTGTTTCAGATAGAAAGCAGTCATGAATTTCAGCTTGTTCATGTTTAacctgctgttgtgtgtgtgagtgtgtgtgtgtgtgtgtgtgtgtgtgtgtgtgtgtgtgtgtgtaagtgtttgtgtgtttggtctGACTTTAGTGATTTTTTTACTCTTTACCTTTTGTTTCTCCCCTGTTGCCCCTCCagttgggaaacactgatctaGTTTTGCTTGCAGTGATGTTGGTAATGTGCGTGCATACGTGATcagatgttgttttgttttgtttttatgcctcTGCGCTGGGGACAGCCATGGTCGGAGGCAGTGTGAAGGCGATATTTCAGGAATGCCTGGACggaatttcattacatctggcacaaacatccacttgaactcaaggatgaactgattagaatttggtagtcaaaggtcaaaggtcactgtgacctcacgaAACCAATTTTTGCCCATAACTCAAGAATTGATACTCTAATTATAACAACGTTTCATACAAATGTCTaaggataaaatgatgacattttatatccaaaaggtcaaaggtcaacttcactgtgacatcataatgttctgcaaaaacacttctCTAGCCATTACTCAGCACCATAACTCAGGAagagaaggggagattgtgaccatattattggtgacactaatcttgggtgcccaccttgaaactggTGATTGTATAGATCCTCTGtgctgctgggttgaagatttgtgtgaagcatccacatTTTAGAATTCGTTGCttctttgcattttgctttcCAGTCCAGCCTCTTCACTTCCTCTCCATGGATGACAACCAGGACAGGGGGCCTCCTGTTCCTCTGGTGGTCCACTACAAGCTCAGCTGGTTTTGCTGATAAtgagtttcaggtgattattcTTGCACCATGTGATGAAGCTCTCTACCAGTCCTCTGCATGCCTCTGTAAAAATAGTCTTTAAGTGAAGACAGCATGTTTCTCACTGGAAATTATTCACTGGGACCATACATGTCAATATAGTGATAACTtccattttacacatttaataccttttattaaatacCTTCACGTCTTCAccacaaatattatatgagtctggacagacatgaatgtaacttgactggttggcggagGCATACAACCACAAGGCGGTATTTCTAGGTTTTAGTGTCAGTGAGTTCACAGGCTTTACTCACACAATCCAGTCAACAGCCAGCATGAGTGACAGGTCGTTGGTTGGCAGGCCGATAGCCTCCAGGATGATGGCAATGGTGATGATGCCGCCAGCTGGGATGCCTGCTGCACCGACACTGGAGGCTGTGGCTGTAACCCTAGAAACATTGCAATTATCATATGAATGATAAACTGCTACTGACACCACTATAAGAGAAGCAACAGAAATGTTGTCTTATCGCCTGAACTCACAGGATTGTGAAGATCTGTCCGGCGTTTAGCTCAGCATTGTTGAGCTGAGCTATGAAGACTGCAGCAATACACTGAAATATGGCTGCCCCGTCCATGTTAACTGTGGCCCCGATGGGAAGGATGAAGCGGCTGATTCGTTTGTCTACACCGTTGTTCTCCTCGACACACTTTATCATAGAGGGAAGAGTTGCTGAACTggtgagaaaaagacaaagaatatttttctcttggtgtatatttacatttttggaagcagaatatatacagtatataaatattgaaTCTTTATCAGCCATTGAGATGAAACTAATGCCAAATAAGCCATAAGAATGTCCATATTGCCCTAATTGGATTATCACAATGTTAGGATCAGTTAACCAGTGGCCCATTTCACAATTGCAAGATTGTCAGGGTTAGACTCGCATATCTATCAGCAATTTCCGAGTCCTACAGGGCTCTCACACGTTCATGCATGGGTTGCATGTACGATGTTTCTGTTGATTCGATAAACATATCAAAAGGGGAAAGGAATTTGTCTTAGgttgcaaatttggtgaaacagGCTCCAGGTCACAACAGCTTTTCCGGTTTCTGTAGTTTGCAAAGACAGTTTTACAACTTGCGAGTATGTGAGAATATGTGCACATTTTACCTGCCTGAGCAAAATGGTTTTCCTGctatcaaaatgaaaatatggtaTTACAAAATCCAACTGATGAACTGAAATGTTCATTGAAAAGGTATGTATGGCCCTCCTTTGAAGTTCAAAACAATGAATGTGCTGCTTCCTGGCAAAGAACTATTGAATGTCATCTAAGAGACTATAAGGGCCTCTTTAGATTAGATTATGCTACACTGCACAAAAATCATTGATTCTTGACCATGTTGTTGGGTAATTTTATGAATGGGTTGACAGAATTGTATTGTGCATGGAATATTGTTTGGGccaaatattatattttataaatattttatttgatcatgtaaagttattttgaaaaactaattatgaaaagttgacatttttcttgAGTGTTGAACAAGAGGAAAGCTTATGCAATGAAAAGGGTGTGTCCTCTGCAGAGAAGGAATATGCTCAGTAAATTTAAAGGCAACCTGGCAGATTTTGACTTTCTTGtgtataaatgtaaattttCACCTGGTAGTGGATCTAGAGAAACAATCAGTGTGTCAAGATTAAATCTAAAGGTAAAAGCTGAAAAGGGTGAAAGTGTTCAAAAATCTTGGTACAGTCAACAGTTTATTAGGGACCCTGTGATGTGACACTATACCTGGAGCAGGTAGCAAAGGCGGTGGTGAAGGGCGTGATGAGGCCCGAAAGGAAACTGAAAGGGTTCTTGCGTGTGAAACCGAAGTAGATGAGGGGCAGGACGATGCCTCCGTGGATAATGTGGCCCAGGATCGAAGCAAAGATATATTTTCCCAGACTAGTGACCAGAAGAACCACATCTTCCATCTCCACAATCTTACTGCCAACCAGGAACATGATGCCAAAAGGGATATACCTGAGAGAGACAAGAGGACAGAGTTTACCAAGGAAGAAAATGCAGAGGGAGAAAAGTTTGACTGGAACATTATCACAATTGTAATCAAATTCAGTCCAAATGTATGCTATAAATACCCCTTTAAAACCCCATATGCATCCAATTCTACTCACCACATGATCCAGGATACCAGCACCATGGTGGCCTCGTTGAAAGCATTGAAGAAACGAATGAGTTCCTCCCCCTCGTCTCCCAGTTTCCTCAGCGCCACGCCAAACACCATGGCGAATAACACCAGACCCAGGATGTTCATGCCATCTGTTTCTGTACCAACAGGCACCTAAAACACACAGGAGAGTCTGTAGGAGACTGGTGAAGAGATTATGGGGAGGAGAGCTGGCTGTGATGATGTTGGTGATGATGAAAATGGGGAATGAGACTAATGGAAAGGGTCCTCCAGGACTCCAGGTTTAATAAGCCAGGTTACATATCTGTGTGAGATGAAGAGTTTACTCACTTTTCACTCACTTTGTAAAACAACCATCCTTAGACTTACGAAAGCCTTCCAAAAGTTGGTTCGAAGACTGAGAATCTACAGCCCTGCGAGCAgctttgtgaggctgtacttggcagcatgctcacaatgaaaatattaacatgctgatgtttagcaggcaCAATGCTAACTTTGTTCATATCTTAGTTTAaggtgttagcatgctaattagcagtaaacacTGCTAATTTGCAGTTAACACTGCTAATTTGCGTTACCAAAAATATCTACCTgctggtgctagaggaaaagtcaggggatcaacatAAtcatcaggattcatcctctggaaacCATGAGCctctgtacaaaatttcacagTAATCTATCCACTgtttgttgacatatttcaatCTTAATTGACTAACCAACCAACTAATGTGGCCAAAACTACATGGTGTTCATACTTACAAcaaaattttgttttcttagatCGCGAAACACTGTATGCATAAGAGTGGACTAAAACTGGGACCTCATTAGTAGCCTGTCATGAAAAGATGACATTATGGAGAGCTAAGCTTATTAAACAATAGTGTTGATATTCTCTCAGTAGTTTATACAACACCTCTTgttacagagtgtgtgtgggtgcgtaGGTCTGGTGGCAGTTTAGGGATTCAGTGAACTGGACGATGGATAACGAAAAAGGACAGGGACAAATCCTGAGCTCAATCCTCTCCCATTGTCCTGAGCTCTCCCACAGCTCTACCAGCTTCATCCTCTGACACTTGGGGGAGGATCCACCATGACCCATAACAGAAAAATACCGTGGGCTGATGCCAAGATCAGATCCTCCAACTGTTCTGCCATACTGGGTCAATAGTAGCAAGCAAGGGCCATACTCATTATGCATTTATCTCTGATCCAACATCCACTACATCTAACAAAGGCCCAGTGGAAATCTGTAACCTGCAGCCCTCTGCCAGgctgtgtttgtttcctgtttagACCAACACATTATTTTCCTCACACGACCAGTGGTTATCTAGTGGCTAAAGCTGACCTGTCAAATGGCCAAcactctgactgactgaaagcTCATAACACTACAGAAACTGAAAAGATATGTTTTGTGGTCAAGCTAACCACTCTTGTTTTGAAGCTACACTGCAAAGGGCCATATAAATGTGACTCTAACTCTATTTGGCTACAAATGAAGTCATGTGTTGGTTCAGTTACTAGTGTGAAATATGTACATAGGAAGTGACAAATCAAGAGTTTACAGCTAAGTCCAAAACTGTTTCCTTGACACCAGCAAGGTGTACAATGTTTGCCCAACCATGATTTCTGAAGcgctcacacacagagaactTCAAGAATCTGTGAATCCAGAAGAACATCATAAAGAGACACTTTAAATctacattaattgattaattggtcACTTGAAgacagcacaacaagctgtgaacactgacgtattatcaccttataaagttacTATGccaaacatgttagcaaatagttgtCTATTcatacatccagcagacatggagcaacattagcattgatTTGGAGTGGTGtctgtgtccacctgatgaatgtccATTATTCAGTCTCTctttagctgtttgttttttcttcaccgactcctgagggaaaGTATCTGCTCCattgtgttcaccagctagtcagtaactttgtctgtctgccatttggtgcaaCTACAGTAGGTAGTAgtagtgagagtgaaccaaaacaaagagctaaaagacactgaaatgctccatagagctgaaaAGAACATCAGAGTTgtgtgataattctctgtggatttgtcTCTACGACTGACACCTTTCACATAACACATCTGTGGCCATTAAATGAGCTGCAGGCAAAATCCTGGTGCTCGCACTCACATGCTCGCGGCGTGAGACTATTGCAGGTaatgtctttttcctcacaaacaattcacataattacataaaagatctctaacattgtgttttgcatCGTGTTTCAGGAAATCATCTCTCACAcgctcacatacaaacacacacacagaggcttcTGCTACGCTGTGGCCGTTGGCCGGTGAGAGCCAATCCACACcaccaacttttttttaatgatatttacTAAACACTAGTAGGTTCAGTGAGCTGTCGCTGTGGAGCAACACACTGCacttttgttgtgaaatgtgtactTATTATGACCTTTGGATTACAACGGGAAAAATAAAAGGGGTACGCTATGTTCTGCTAtcgctctggagcttgttttctgctccgtTGCTAAGgacatgttgtttgttgttttagctgtgtgtgctcgGGAATGGGCGACTTTAGGGTgctttgttgtgaaatgtgtagcGGTTGACggaggcagctagctgtctcattagctggagagctaatacGCAGGGTGTTTCTAGTCGGGTAGTAccgtttttattgtgttgttgtgtagtTATGCTGGTTATTTGTTGATGTTAGCAGAAGAGAGGCAAGGTACTCTGGGGCGCAAAAAAATATCACTTCCATTGGATTTTTGCAAAAAATCCAGCTCgggtccttcacatagaaatcagtccagAGGCTGTGACAGACAACGAGAAAGTCTGGGAAGGTTTCATTTTTCACGTTATATTACTACccattcactcattggcaataaaaaaaaacattaatacatgtaaattgcttcacaattctacatgTAGAACATTTAATGACTACATAAGCAAAACCTCTACAATTGCAGTCAAAGTCTAATTTTCTTTACACTTATTTGTATAGCTGACCTGTACATAGATGCTAGTCTTGGCTTAACCCAGGTTAAGGTGTGGCTTATTACCCATTAATACCTTATCCTTCAGTCTTGCCGGTCACATAGACAATACCACAAAAAGTTGAGTCTGATTGTGACTGCATTCCAAGAAGCACAGCACTCAACCTTTCTGAACCCCTGAACACGATCTGTAGCATGGAAAACATTGCGTGATGCTGCTGatgctaatatgaggcttcagcagtctgagtcagcCAAATCAAGTGGGTAACTTCCTGAGTGTCAGTCTTTTTAACACAAAACTCATTTGGTTTTCCTGGACAGCGTCTCCTTGTTGAGCAATAAGGTAGAGATAAGTTCTGGCAGTCACCTTTAGGTTTATTACAGGgaacaaccaaacactgacaatGAACCAACAAACAACCACCAGGCTGACTCGGAATACTGACGCATCATATTAGCTTTGGCTGAAATTTAGAGTGCATTTTTTGAAAGAACGAGAACAGTTTGTACCTGATTTTTACATCATAGTTGTTGAACAAACAGCCAGTTGGctatggagaggaggaatgatcacaggGACCAATAACTCTTTCAATGTAAATAAAGTATGGCAAATAGACTGTTTGATTATTGAAATTTACAGGCTACATAAGATCTCATCTGCTGCTTTTTCATCTTTGCACACAAGAGCAGAGTAGATAAAAGCCTTTTCCCCCTTTGTAGTAAAGCTTCAGTGCTGTATCTTCACTGGTTTATATAAAATGATTGGGTGAGTGAGTTTGAGTTTCTTCTCATGTTTTTTCGGTGCCTTGAGTTTATAATCTTTAAATAAAGAACAATGAGCTGAGTCTGAAACACAAGCACAGCCCAATAAGACAAAATGACGCTCACATCACCAAGTTCACTCTTAAAAATGTCAGCATTTCATTATCAACTTTGAACCCATTCTCCCTAAACCAAGTCTTCCATTAGTCCCAGCTGTGCTTGTTCAGTGAGTATGGTTTGTACCCATGggtgactctctctctcacacacacacacacacacacacacacacacacacaaagcaaacatgTTATCCAGGGATCAATAGTAACCTTACCTCCTCTTATATGGCCTAGATAACTGTTTGACTTATTTCAACACAGATGAGAgcaccatcttttttttttttaactttcttttcctttttaaaggtgcaattCATAGCATTTTTTTCCAGTGTCTGGCATTAGATACCCTGGTATACTTTATATCT
This genomic stretch from Thunnus albacares chromosome 14, fThuAlb1.1, whole genome shotgun sequence harbors:
- the slc1a4 gene encoding neutral amino acid transporter A, whose amino-acid sequence is MESKSEINGHAMPGSASTDRILDKSGQKSCREKLMEFLSKNLLVIMTVSGVLVGVGLGMMVRNMNLTKAQMTYFAFPGEMLLRMLKMIILPLVVCSLVSGAASLDTRSLGKLGGIAVAYFLVTTLIASGIGVALAFIIKPGVGAGALNTNSLGLESVSSDKETADSFLDLARNLFPANLVAAAFRSYATDYKMVAVGNDTNGTTLYQKVPVGTETDGMNILGLVLFAMVFGVALRKLGDEGEELIRFFNAFNEATMVLVSWIMWYIPFGIMFLVGSKIVEMEDVVLLVTSLGKYIFASILGHIIHGGIVLPLIYFGFTRKNPFSFLSGLITPFTTAFATCSSSATLPSMIKCVEENNGVDKRISRFILPIGATVNMDGAAIFQCIAAVFIAQLNNAELNAGQIFTILVTATASSVGAAGIPAGGIITIAIILEAIGLPTNDLSLMLAVDWIVDRTTTVVNVEGDALGAGILHHINQQEMKKQPEQQEELAEVRVEAVANVQAEEETSPLVTHQAKALAAMPEAIESVL